TATATTAAATAAATTATTATTTATACCCAATTCAAAATGTTTTATAGAATTTCAAAAGCTGGAAAGTATATAAGAAGAATTTGTCGGGTAATTATAATTAATTGTAACTATAAAGTATCAAATTTGCTTGATTGGAATAAGTTCTTTATAGTTCTTTTATGAAGTCCAAAGTTAATTAAATAATTGGTCTTATGATTTATTCTTAGAATTATTAGACTGAAAATATTTATTCTGCCCAAAAATTAATCGTATAAAAAAAGGAGGAGATTAGGGGGTTGTTACCTGTAAAATAGAGGTAGCCGGTAAATTTAGAAAATAAAAGTAGAGCAGAGGTTAATAACCAATAAAATTGTCTGGAACTAATTAAAGTATTTTTTCGGAGGAACATAAATTGCTGGAGCATGGTTATATTCAAATTTACACAGGAGACGGCAAGGGCAAAACAACAGCATCTCTGGGTTTGGCTCTTAGAGCTATAGGGCATGGCTGGAAAGTTTTAATTATACAATTTGCAAAAGGCGACCAGATAAATTATTACGGCGAAATTCTTTCATCCTCAAAATTAATGCCTAATCTGGAAGTTAAACAGTTTGGACTGGACAGAGTTGTTTATTCGCATAATGTTAATATCGAAGACTATAAAGAAGCCAGAAACGGCTGGAACTTTGCAAAAGAAGCTATAATGAACGGAGAATATCAGCTTGTTATTATGGACGAAATTAACGTCTGTGCTGATCTTGGCATGATAAAAATTGCAGAAATTAAAGAAGTTCTGATGAATAGACCGAAAAATATGGAAATTGTAATGACCGGCAGACGTGCGCACCCTGAACTTGTTTCAATGGCTCACCTCGTTACAGAAATGAAACCCATTAAACACTATTTTGATCAAGGTGTTATGGCAAGACAAGGCATAGAGTATTAAATTAGTTTAGATTATAAGTTTTAAAAAAAGAGCAAGTATTTTGTACTTGCTCTTTAAGTTTTGTTTTTATATTACATAATCCCTACAGTGCCTCTATTATTACCGACGGCTTTGTATGTAATCTTTTCGCCTTTTTGCGAAGGTAGATTGACTATAAAAACCCTGCTGTCACCTTTAGAGTTATAAAATAAAGGTTTAACGTTTATTTTGTCTTTGAAAAAATTAGATAAAGTCTTATGGATTTCATTAAACAATTTATCATCACCACTGTCATAAGTGTTAGTCGAAATTTTATTAATAGATTGTTCAGGCGCTAAAAAAAGAAAGGTTACGGCTTTGGACGTATCAATAAAACGCTCATTTTGTCTTAAAAGTCTTGA
This DNA window, taken from bacterium, encodes the following:
- the cobO gene encoding cob(I)yrinic acid a,c-diamide adenosyltransferase; amino-acid sequence: MLEHGYIQIYTGDGKGKTTASLGLALRAIGHGWKVLIIQFAKGDQINYYGEILSSSKLMPNLEVKQFGLDRVVYSHNVNIEDYKEARNGWNFAKEAIMNGEYQLVIMDEINVCADLGMIKIAEIKEVLMNRPKNMEIVMTGRRAHPELVSMAHLVTEMKPIKHYFDQGVMARQGIEY